The DNA segment ACGAGCTCGACTGAGCCGGGCGCGCGGCGGGCATCCGCGGCGCGGAACCGGGGCCGGGGCTACGCCAGGTCGAGCGCGGCGAGCGAGGCGCGGATCGTCTCCGCCGAGGCGTGCAATGCGCGCTCCTCCTCGGCCGAGAACGGCACGTCGATCACCCGGGAGACACCGCCCGCGTCGACGACGCTCGGCACCGACAGGGCGACGCCGCTGACACCGTGGTAGTCGTCGAGCACCGAGCTGACCGGCAACACCGCTCCCTCATCGCGCAGCACTGCCTCGACGATGCGCGCCCCCGAGAGGCCGATCGCGTAGTTGGTCGCGCCCTTGCCCTCGATGACCTTGTACGCCGCGGTCTTCACTTCGTAGGCGATCCGGTCGAGCTCCTCGACGCTCAGGGTCTGCCCCGCGTCGTCGATCCACTCGCGGATCGGGATCGGCCCGATTCGACTCTGCGACCAGAGCGGGAACTCGCTGTCGCCGTGCTCGCCGACGATCATCGCGTGGATGCTCGTGGCCGACACTCCGAGGCGCTCGGCCAGGCGCCATCGCAACCGGGAGCTGTCGAGCACCGTGCCGCTCGAGAACACCCGTCCGCTCGGCAGGCCGCTGAAGCGCTGCGCGGCGACGGCGAGCACGTCGCACGGGTTCGTCACGAGCACGTAGACCGCGTTGGGGGCGCGCTCGACCAGCTGGGGCATGAGCGTGCGCAGGATGCCCACGTTGACCCCGGCGAGATCGAGGCGGCTCTGCCCCGGGTGCTGCTTCGCCCCGGCGGTGATGACGACGACGTTCGAGCCCGCCACCAG comes from the Microcella frigidaquae genome and includes:
- a CDS encoding L-lactate dehydrogenase is translated as MTVIENSRLAIIGAGAVGSSLAYAALIRGSAREVVLYDIDAPRAEAEVLDLAHGTPFTGSSTITGGADLDLVAGSNVVVITAGAKQHPGQSRLDLAGVNVGILRTLMPQLVERAPNAVYVLVTNPCDVLAVAAQRFSGLPSGRVFSSGTVLDSSRLRWRLAERLGVSATSIHAMIVGEHGDSEFPLWSQSRIGPIPIREWIDDAGQTLSVEELDRIAYEVKTAAYKVIEGKGATNYAIGLSGARIVEAVLRDEGAVLPVSSVLDDYHGVSGVALSVPSVVDAGGVSRVIDVPFSAEEERALHASAETIRASLAALDLA